The Kluyveromyces lactis strain NRRL Y-1140 chromosome B complete sequence genome contains a region encoding:
- the HFD1 gene encoding hexadecenal dehydrogenase (similar to uniprot|Q04458 Saccharomyces cerevisiae YMR110C), giving the protein MSKFKFTDLKSIPGKIELAKQFYRSRQARLAQSKSPRATDINERIRSLQKLYWAVKDNEERLIAAASKDFHRARSETLTIELVPLYNNILYLIKNMKKEIEPKKIKVSLLAHWFGTTFVEKIALGTVLVISPFNFPILLALDPLAGAIAGGNSVVFKPSELTPACAEVMEEICNEAFEKGQVETVQGGAEETSALVESGKFDKIFYTGSTTVGTIIAEKAAKSLTPCVLELGGKSPVFISPNLPKSQWETAIRRIYYSSMGNAGQICVAADYVLCPDSIYDEFVDSCKKVLNEFYPSVTSDTEYTHMIHERAYNRIQTVIETTKGQKTVAQHSDNLPPLCIPPTIISDVSWDDPSMTGENFGPILPIMRYTDLDETIDTLIKRFDTPLVQYIFTNSKDEIDHILTRIRSGACVVNDTLLHVGIEEAPFGGIGTSGYGNYHGPYTFKTFTHERTIFKQPFWVDLLIYVRYPPFDKLNTRISQISLEDKPNFDRNGRRIYGIKNIGIILTSGVLLGFLINAMM; this is encoded by the coding sequence ATGTCCAAGTTTAAATTTACAGATTTGAAGTCGATTCCTGGCAAGATTGAGCTTGCTAAGCAGTTTTACAGGTCTCGACAAGCCAGGTTAGCCCAAAGCAAGTCCCCTAGGGCTACTGATATCAATGAGAGGATCAGGAGTTTGCAGAAGCTTTACTGGGCAGTGAAGGATAATGAGGAACGTCTTATTGCAGCAGCAAGTAAGGATTTCCATAGGGCAAGAAGTGAAACGCTTACTATTGAATTAGTCCCCTTGTACAACAATATCCTTTATTTGATTAAAAAcatgaagaaagagatcgaaccaaagaagattaaGGTTAGTTTACTTGCACATTGGTTCGGTACGACTTTCGTGGAAAAGATCGCATTGGGGACCGTTCTTGTCATTTCTCCGTTTAATTTCCCCATATTATTGGCATTGGATCCATTAGCTGGAGCCATCGCCGGTGGTAATTCCGTGGTGTTCAAACCTAGTGAATTGACACCAGCATGTGCTGAAGTAATGGAAGAGATATGTAATGAGGCGTTTGAAAAGGGTCAAGTGGAGACGGTGCAAGGTGGCGCTGAAGAAACAAGTGCTTTAGTCGAATCCGGTAAATTCGATAAGATATTTTACACTGGATCTACGACCGTTGGGACAATCATAGCAGAGAAGGCTGCTAAGAGTCTAACACCATGTGTATTAGAACTTGGTGGGAAGTCTCCAGTGTTTATATCCCCCAACTTGCCTAAATCACAATGGGAGACTGCAATAAGAAGAATTTATTACAGTTCTATGGGGAACGCAGGTCAGATTTGTGTCGCCGCAGATTATGTCCTATGCCCTGACTCGATCTACGATGAGTTTGTTGATTCTTGCAAGAAAGTATTGAATGAGTTTTACCCTTCTGTCACCTCTGACACTGAATATACTCACATGATTCACGAAAGAGCCTACAATAGGATTCAAACCGTCATTGAGACCACTAAGGGTCAAAAAACTGTTGCTCAACATTCAGACAATCTCCCACCGTTATGTATCCCACCCACCATAATCTCAGACGTTTCTTGGGATGATCCAAGTATGACCGGTGAGAATTTTGGACCCATCTTACCTATCATGAGATATACTGATTTGGATGAAACCATCGATACTCTCATTAAAAGATTCGACACACCTCTTGTCCAATATATTTTTACTAATTCAAAggatgaaattgatcacATCTTGACAAGAATTAGATCTGGTGCTTGTGTTGTTAACGACACATTGCTTCACGTTGGTATCGAAGAGGCTCCTTTCGGTGGTATAGGAACCTCGGGTTACGGTAATTATCATGGCCCTTATACCTTCAAGACGTTCACTCATGAAAGAACTATATTCAAACAACCATTTTGGGTGGACCTCTTGATATATGTTAGATATCCTCCGTTTGATAAACTCAATACGAGGATTTCTCAGATATCTTTAGAGGATAAACCAAACTTTGACAGAAATGGCCGCAGAATTTATGGCATTAAGAATATTGGCATCATCTTAACGTCTGGTGTATTATTGGGATTCTTAATCAATGCCATGATGTGA
- a CDS encoding myosin family protein (similar to uniprot|Q04439 Saccharomyces cerevisiae YMR109W MYO5 One of two type I myosins contains proline-rich tail homology 2 (TH2) and SH3 domains MYO5 deletion has little effect on growth but myo3 myo5 double deletion causes severe defects in growth and actin cytoskeleton organization and to uniprot|P36006 Saccharomyces cerevisiae YKL129C MYO3) — protein MALIRRAKNKVAPQKRAETTIKKATFDATKKKEVGVSDLTLLSSISDDAINQNLKKRFENGTIYTYIGHVLISVNPFRDLGIYTDAVLESYKGKNRLEVPPHVFAIAEAMYYNLKAYNENQCVIISGESGAGKTEAAKRIMQYIAAASSTHEASIGKIKDMVLATNPLLESFGCAKTLRNNNSSRHGKYLEIRFNEQFEPCAGQITNYLLEKQRVVGQIRNERNFHIFYQFTKGASDTYRQNFGVLQPDQYIYTSASGCTSVDTIDDLHDYQETIKAMQVIGLSQEEQDQIFRMLSAILWIGNVTFVENNEGNAEVRDTSVTDFVAYLMQVDSGLLIKCLVERVMETGHGSRRGSVYHVPLNVVQATAVRDALAKAIYNNLFDWIVDRVNVSLKAFPGAVKSIGILDIYGFEIFEHNSFEQICINYVNEKLQQIFIQLTLKSEQEEYNKEQIQWTPIKYFDNKVVCDLIESKRPPGIFATLDDSVATAHADSNAADQAFAQRLNLFSTNAHFDLRSSKFVIKHYAGDVTYDISGMTDKNKDQLVKDLAELVQTTTNPFLSTIFPDTIDKSSKRRPPTAGNKIIKSANELVETLSKAQPSYIRTIKPNQTKSPRDYDDQQVLHQVKYLGLQENVRIRRAGFAYRQTFEKFVERFYLLSPKCSYAGDYTWQGDTLGAVKQILQDASIPTTEYQLGVTKVFIKTPETLFALEHMRDRYWYNMAARIQRAWRRFIQRRIDSAIKIQRAIREKKGGNQYEQLRDYGHRLLGGRKERRAMSLLGYRAFMGDYLSCNEMKSKGAFIKRQAGISEIVVFSIKGEALHSKFGRSAVRLPITIILTPTTLYIVGQTVAQNQVSYTVDRKVNISHIKHVSLTNLADDWVGIYVQGENLPDPFINTIFKTELITHLKQLNRAIEVKIGPTIEYQKKPGKLHTVKCQISESAPKYSDIYKSSTISVRQGRPANSRQAPKPEKKSTLLSDGPSYNSNQSKGYGQQQHAQPSYGQQQQQQQRYAPQSHATPQTTQKKRAPPPPGQQNFAASAAQTAYHPQQASHARVPSTNNAHTQHNRQPAQQAAQPVQQAAQPAATTSQPTRRVAPPPPPPPPTKQNIPKFQAAYDFTGTGSASELPLSKGTVITVSKQDPSGWSLGKLLDGSKEGWVPTNYIVEYKESSGPPPPPAPPVASSTTGYANSNNNAFAANDNVAAVAGAAAGATAGAAVAAASLANPGQNAFSVGLADALAARANTMRLESDDESTGNADEDDDW, from the coding sequence TTTCTGATTTGACCTTACTTTCATCGATTTCTGATGATGCAATTAATCAGAATTTAAAGAAACGGTTCGAGAACGGTACCATTTATACTTACATTGGTCATGTCTTGATCAGTGTTAATCCATTCCGGGACTTAGGTATCTATACAGATGCTGTGTTGGAATCGTATAAGGGGAAGAACAGATTGGAAGTGCCACCTCATGTATTTGCCATTGCAGAAGCTATGTATTATAATTTGAAGGCTTATAACGAGAATCAATGTGTTATTATTTCTGGTGAATCCGGAGCAGGTAAGACTGAAGCTGCCAAGAGAATAATGCAGTACATTGCTGCAGCTAGTTCGACACATGAAGCATCGATTGGCAAGATCAAGGATATGGTGTTGGCTACCAACCCACTTTTAGAATCTTTCGGGTGCGCTAAGACACTAAGAAATAATAACTCATCGAGACATGGTAAGTACTTAGAAATCAGGTTCAATGAGCAATTCGAGCCATGTGCTGGTCAGATCACTAACTATTTGCTTGAGAAGCAAAGAGTTGTCGGCCAGATCAGAAACGAAAGAAATTTCCATATCTTTTACCAGTTCACGAAGGGTGCTAGTGATACTTACAGACAGAATTTCGGTGTTTTGCAACCGGATCAATACATTTACACTTCTGCATCCGGATGTACATCCGTTGATACTATTGACGACTTGCATGATTATCAAGAGACCATTAAAGCTATGCAAGTCATTGGGTTATcccaagaagaacaagaccAAATTTTCAGAATGCTTTCCGCTATTTTGTGGATCGGTAACGTAACgtttgttgaaaacaatgaaggTAATGCTGAAGTGAGAGACACTTCTGTGACAGATTTCGTTGCATACTTGATGCAAGTGGATTCTGGGCTACTGATCAAATGTTTGGTGGAAAGAGTTATGGAAACCGGACACGGTTCAAGAAGAGGGTCAGTGTACCATGTCCCATTGAATGTGGTTCAAGCTACTGCCGTGAGGGATGCTTTGGCTAAGGCTATTTACAATAATCTTTTCGATTGGATCGTTGATCGTGTTAACGTTTCATTGAAAGCTTTCCCAGGAGCCGTTAAATCGATCGGtattcttgatatttatGGGTTCGAAATCTTCGAGCACAACTCTTTTGAACAGATTTGTATCAACTACGTTAACGAAAAGTTACAACAAATCTTTATTCAGTTAACTTTGAAAtctgaacaagaagaatataataaagaacaaattcaaTGGACTCCAATCAAATATTTCGATAATAAGGTTGTTTGTGATTTGATCGAATCTAAGAGACCTCCTGGTATATTCGCTACGTTGGATGACTCCGTTGCTACTGCACATGCAGATTCAAATGCTGCTGACCAAGCATTTGCTCAACgtttgaatttgttttCCACAAACGCTCATTTCGATCTAAGATCCTCAAAGTTTGTTATCAAGCATTATGCTGGTGATGTCACGTATGATATTTCTGGTATGACAGATAAAAATAAGGACCAATTAGTAAAGGATCTAGCAGAATTGGTTCAAACTACCACCAATCCATTCTTGTCAACAATTTTCCCGGACACCATTGACAAATCTTCTAAGAGAAGACCTCCTACAGCGGGTAATAAAATTATCAAGAGTGCTAATGAGTTGGTCGAGACCTTGTCAAAAGCTCAACCTTCCTATATCAGAACAATCAAGCCAAATCAAACTAAATCCCCTAGAGATTACGATGATCAACAAGTGTTACATCAAGTTAAGTATTTGGGTTTGCAAGAGAATGTTAGAATTAGAAGAGCAGGTTTCGCTTATAGACAAACTTTCGAAAAGTTTGTGGAAAGATTCTACCTACTATCCCCTAAGTGTTCTTACGCAGGTGATTACACATGGCAAGGTGATACATTGGGTGCTGTGAAACAAATTCTACAAGATGCGTCCATTCCAACTACTGAATATCAATTGGGTGTTACCAAGgttttcatcaaaacaCCAGAAACATTGTTCGCTTTAGAACATATGAGAGATAGATACTGGTACAACATGGCAGCCAGAATTCAACGTGCTTGGAGaagattcattcaaagaagaattgattcTGCTATCAAAATTCAACGTGCAATTAGAGAGAAGAAGGGTGGTAATCAGTATGAACAACTTCGTGATTATGGTCACAGATTATTGGGTggtagaaaagaaagaagagcaaTGTCTCTACTCGGATATAGAGCATTTATGGGGGATTACTTGTCCTGTAACGAAATGAAATCTAAGGGTGCTTTCATCAAGAGACAGGCAGGAATCTCTGAAATCGTGGTCTTCTCCATCAAAGGTGAAGCACTTCATTCAAAATTCGGTAGATCTGCTGTTCGTTTACCAATCACTATCATTTTAACCCCGACGACATTGTACATCGTTGGTCAGACGGTGGCACAAAATCAAGTCTCTTATACCGTTGACAGAAAGGTCAATATTTCACACATTAAGCATGTTTCTTTGACTAATTTGGCTGATGATTGGGTTGGTATCTATGTTCAAGGCGAAAATCTACCTGATCCATTCATTAACACTATATTCAAGACTGAATTGATTACTCATTTAAAGCAATTAAATCGTGCGATTGAAGTCAAAATAGGGCCCACCattgaatatcaaaagaaacctGGCAAGCTGCATACTGTTAAGTGTCAGATTAGTGAAAGCGCGCCAAAGTATAGCGATATTTACAAATCAAGTACGATCTCTGTACGCCAAGGACGTCCAGCTAACTCCCGCCAAGCACCTAAAccagaaaagaagagtacTTTGTTAAGTGATGGCCCATCTTATAATTCTAACCAAAGCAAAGGTTACGGTCAGCAACAACATGCTCAGCCTTCATATGgtcaacagcagcagcaacagcaacgCTACGCACCTCAAAGTCATGCCACGCCACAAACAACGCAAAAGAAGAGGGCACCACCTCCACCTGGCCAGCAGAACTTTGCTGCAAGTGCTGCTCAAACTGCCTATCATCCTCAGCAAGCTTCTCATGCTCGTGTTCCTTCCACCAACAATGCACACACACAACATAACCGCCAACCTGCTCAACAAGCAGCCCAACCTGTACAACAAGCGGCTCAGCCTGCAGCCACCACTTCACAACCAACTAGAAGAGTTGCACCACCTCCACCACCCCCACCACCAACAAAGcaaaatattccaaaattcCAAGCTGCATACGACTTCACTGGAACTGGTTCTGCTAGCGAACTACCATTAAGTAAAGGTACAGTCATTACTGTCTCTAAGCAAGATCCTAGTGGATGGTCCTTGGGTAAGCTATTAGATGGCTCCAAGGAAGGATGGGTCCCAACCAACTATATTGTGGAGTATAAAGAATCAAGTGGTCCACCTCCACCACCCGCTCCACCGGTGGCTTCTTCTACAACAGGTTACGCCAACAGCAATAACAACGCTTTTGCAGCTAATGACAATGTTGCTGCAGTCGCTGGAGCCGCTGCCGGAGCCACTGCCGGagctgctgttgctgcaGCGTCGCTGGCAAACCCTGGTCAAAATGCCTTTAGCGTTGGTCTTGCTGACGCTTTGGCCGCGAGAGCTAACACCATGCGTCTAGAGAGTGACGATGAAAGTACTGGCAATGCTGATGAGGATGACGATTGGTGA